A part of Triplophysa dalaica isolate WHDGS20190420 chromosome 17, ASM1584641v1, whole genome shotgun sequence genomic DNA contains:
- the LOC130438720 gene encoding sulfotransferase 1 family member D1-like isoform X2, with protein MEGGPSSYKEAFKKSEKTVCRLSLIDIQGVPLKSQIVNNLDSILQFCPDPSDLLISTYPKAGTTWVQEIVDLLLNNGDAEACKRAPIISRNPFLDSCLPPPLPSGLDLLKEMKPPRVIKTHMPIQLVPKGFWDNKCKMNLTHPEPGPWDGYIQKFMKGQLSWGSWYDHVKSYWRERKERNILYLLYEDLKENPVREIKKIRQYLGVLVSDDVIERIVQLTSFKTMKDNPMANYSFIPKLLFDQSVSPFMRKGEVGDWVNHFTPAQSQVFDEDYAKQMKDVDIPFRFRI; from the exons ATGGAAGGCGGACCATCGAGCTATAAGGAAGCCTTTAAGAAGTCTGAGAAAACTGTTTGTCGCCTTTCTCTTATCGATATTCAAGGTGTACCTCTCAAGAGTCAGATTGTAAACAACTTGGATTCAATTTTACAATTCTGCCCTGACCCATCTGACCTGCTTATTTCTACCTACCCTAAAGCAG GCACAACCTGGGTTCAGGAAATTGTTGATCTTCTTCTGAACAATGGAGATGCTGAAGCATGCAAGAGAGCACCCATAATTTCTCGTAATCCTTTCCTGGACAGCTGCCTTCCTCCACCCTTACCATCAG GGCTTGACTTACTCAAAGAAATGAAACCCCCAAGAGTCATAAAGACTCATATGCCCATTCAACTAGTGCCTAAAGGATTCTGGGACAATAAATGCAAG ATGAATTTAACCCACCCAGAACCAGGCCCTTGGGATGGATACATTCAGAAGTTCATGAAGGGACAAT tgtCTTGGGGCTCTTGGTATGATCATGTTAAAAGTTACTGGAGGGAACGAAAGGAAAGAAATATCCTTTACCTTCTCTATGAGGACTTGAAAGAG AATCCTGTTCGGGAAATCAAGAAGATTAGGCAGTATCTTGGTGTTTTGGtttctgatgatgtcatcgagaGGATTGTGCAGTTGACATCTTTCAAAACCATGAAGGATAATCCTATGGCCAACTATTCCTTTATTCCAAAGTTATTGTTTGATCAGTCTGTTTCTCCCTTCATGAGAAAAG GAGAGGTCGGTGACTGGGTCAACCATTTCACTCCAGCTCAATCCCAGGTGTTTGATGAAGACTATGCAAAACAAATGAAGGATGTGGATATTCCGTTCCGTTTCAGAATTTGA
- the LOC130438720 gene encoding sulfotransferase 1 family member D1-like isoform X1, with product MEGGPSSYKEAFKKSEKTVCRLSLIDIQGVPLKSQIVNNLDSILQFCPDPSDLLISTYPKAGTTWVQEIVDLLLNNGDAEACKRAPIISRNPFLDSCLPPPLPSGLDLLKEMKPPRVIKTHMPIQLVPKGFWDNKCKVIYVARNAKDNVVSYFYFDQMNLTHPEPGPWDGYIQKFMKGQLSWGSWYDHVKSYWRERKERNILYLLYEDLKENPVREIKKIRQYLGVLVSDDVIERIVQLTSFKTMKDNPMANYSFIPKLLFDQSVSPFMRKGEVGDWVNHFTPAQSQVFDEDYAKQMKDVDIPFRFRI from the exons ATGGAAGGCGGACCATCGAGCTATAAGGAAGCCTTTAAGAAGTCTGAGAAAACTGTTTGTCGCCTTTCTCTTATCGATATTCAAGGTGTACCTCTCAAGAGTCAGATTGTAAACAACTTGGATTCAATTTTACAATTCTGCCCTGACCCATCTGACCTGCTTATTTCTACCTACCCTAAAGCAG GCACAACCTGGGTTCAGGAAATTGTTGATCTTCTTCTGAACAATGGAGATGCTGAAGCATGCAAGAGAGCACCCATAATTTCTCGTAATCCTTTCCTGGACAGCTGCCTTCCTCCACCCTTACCATCAG GGCTTGACTTACTCAAAGAAATGAAACCCCCAAGAGTCATAAAGACTCATATGCCCATTCAACTAGTGCCTAAAGGATTCTGGGACAATAAATGCAAG GTCATCTATGTGGCTCGAAATGCTAAAGACAATGTTGTAAGCTACTTCTATTTTGATCAGATGAATTTAACCCACCCAGAACCAGGCCCTTGGGATGGATACATTCAGAAGTTCATGAAGGGACAAT tgtCTTGGGGCTCTTGGTATGATCATGTTAAAAGTTACTGGAGGGAACGAAAGGAAAGAAATATCCTTTACCTTCTCTATGAGGACTTGAAAGAG AATCCTGTTCGGGAAATCAAGAAGATTAGGCAGTATCTTGGTGTTTTGGtttctgatgatgtcatcgagaGGATTGTGCAGTTGACATCTTTCAAAACCATGAAGGATAATCCTATGGCCAACTATTCCTTTATTCCAAAGTTATTGTTTGATCAGTCTGTTTCTCCCTTCATGAGAAAAG GAGAGGTCGGTGACTGGGTCAACCATTTCACTCCAGCTCAATCCCAGGTGTTTGATGAAGACTATGCAAAACAAATGAAGGATGTGGATATTCCGTTCCGTTTCAGAATTTGA